The genomic interval AGGATAtgctggttgttgctgaggaagatgacgtgCTGAGATTGTGAACTGGTATGGGTTATGGGTAACATTTGATGGCAGGGAACGGATATGATTTTTGATGTTGCACTTGGTTTGGAAGCAGGTACGAGATCTCTTCCAAACGTGAACTTATTCCCACTTCCACGCATATGCACTTCGTCTGATCTCATATCCTCGCCTGTGCACCACTTTTGTTCTCGCATCGCCCAGCACAATCGACCAGGCAGGATTGGTTTATGATCGCATATACCGGGTACTTTTCGGACACAATGAAAGTGTGCGGCCACCAATCAATCATAGCATCATGTTCTAACGTCCAACAACGGACACATTTCGGCAACATTATGTACACAGTCACAACAGCCTCAATCACCCATAAAAGACTGCTATTCATCTGCTCGAGATGAAATGATTCATCCCAATCATTTACTATCACCATCCACATTTAACAGTTGCAATAGTAGCGAAGAAATCATCATGTCCGCCCAAGCTGCCATCCACAAAGCCGCCAAAGAGCTCAGCAAGCTCTTTGAAACCATCGACAAAACCGCCTCCTCTGCCACCGCATCTTGGGAGgatgtcctcctcgacaacgcACGCCGAGTCAGCACCCCGCTTGTTATCCAGATGCTCACCCAGATGGGCATTGACTTGTATGGAACCAAATCGGTCGCCCCATTCAGGCTGTTTGAAAATGCCTGTGGAGCAGGTGTCGTGGCTCCTGTGCTTCAAAGGACTATCAAGCCAGATGTCTTGGCCAAGAGCAGCATTCTGTGCGGCGACTTCTCCACCCCTTGTATAGGGCTGATTGAGAAGAggatcaaggaggaggggtgggtgaaTACTGAGGTGGAGAGAATCGATGCCCAGGTTTGTGTTTCCAATGTCTTCACAGATTTAAACACTTGCTGATAGGGTAGTGATCCCTTGAAAAGAAAACGAAACTGCCATCAGCAAGCTTCGACTATGTGACGACCAATATTGGGTTCCATGTCGTCCCTGACTCGGAAGCGGCTCTCGACGGTCAGTGAGAGTCCCTTGCCCCGTTCCCCGAACTACTTGCTAACCCTCGCAAAGAAACTATCCGCATTCTCAAGCCGGGCGGTGTTCTTGGCTTCACCACCtggcacctccccccaacctgGGTCAACGACATCCGAGAAGCCTTTGCATCTTTCCCCTTTGAGGCACCATACACCTGGGCCCTGCAGATGACGGCCTGGGGTAAATGGTCTGATGTCTACTGGGTCCGGAAAACGCTCGCTGCCaaggggctggaggatgtCAGTGTTGATATCTATGCTCACCTTAGCAAGGTGGACAACGCCGAGTATTTCGTCGGCCAGTTTGCCATGATGCTCGACTGGATTATGGATAGCGCTTGGAGTGGGGAGTTGAGGAAAGCGCAcccgagggaggaggtgcaggggttggtgaagaactATCTGGAGGAGAAGTACGAGGGTGGACCGTGGGATGTCAGTTGGGTCTCGGTCATTGCTAGCGCAAGGAGGCCTTTGTAGTAGACATTTGGGTCTATCAAACTCCTCGCGCAATGGAccttgaagatgttgggAAGCATCAGGCACTAGATGAGGTCAGAAAGC from Podospora pseudoanserina strain CBS 124.78 chromosome 6, whole genome shotgun sequence carries:
- a CDS encoding hypothetical protein (EggNog:ENOG503PDDM; COG:S), producing the protein MIHPNHLLSPSTFNSCNSSEEIIMSAQAAIHKAAKELSKLFETIDKTASSATASWEDVLLDNARRVSTPLVIQMLTQMGIDLYGTKSVAPFRLFENACGAGVVAPVLQRTIKPDVLAKSSILCGDFSTPCIGLIEKRIKEEGWVNTEVERIDAQKTKLPSASFDYVTTNIGFHVVPDSEAALDETIRILKPGGVLGFTTWHLPPTWVNDIREAFASFPFEAPYTWALQMTAWGKWSDVYWVRKTLAAKGLEDVSVDIYAHLSKVDNAEYFVGQFAMMLDWIMDSAWSGELRKAHPREEVQGLVKNYLEEKYEGGPWDVSWVSVIASARRPL